In Bradyrhizobium lablabi, one DNA window encodes the following:
- a CDS encoding RMD1 family protein produces the protein MTDSNPTAEQLTAHALLIGDRINTAGFEGQVLSSTPLALRVGSSGIAVVFRYGVVVFIGLSAAEEAAFLERLQPRTYGKITPAEEEWAKIQIAKEAEEPIPVGGPILVKEFSLERLLLVADALSKSVVLGRDEREVANVFDTIEPFARELATLGKTSRNRTDLLKLIGNALLVQHRVSGRAAVGEKPDVLWDRPDLERLYARLNDEYELSERVETLNRKLAVIADTATTLSDIIDTQRSLRLEIIIVFLIAFEIVITFYEIYSRNAH, from the coding sequence ATGACAGATTCAAATCCAACTGCCGAGCAACTGACCGCGCACGCCCTTCTGATCGGCGACCGCATCAATACGGCCGGCTTCGAGGGCCAGGTCTTATCGAGCACTCCCCTGGCGTTGCGCGTCGGATCGAGCGGAATTGCGGTGGTGTTTCGATATGGCGTCGTGGTGTTCATCGGTCTGTCGGCTGCGGAGGAGGCAGCCTTTCTGGAGCGGCTGCAACCTCGCACCTACGGCAAGATCACGCCTGCGGAAGAGGAATGGGCGAAAATACAGATCGCAAAGGAGGCCGAAGAACCGATTCCCGTCGGCGGCCCCATCCTGGTCAAGGAATTTTCGCTGGAACGGCTACTGCTGGTCGCCGACGCGCTGTCCAAGAGCGTCGTGCTCGGGCGCGACGAAAGGGAGGTCGCCAACGTCTTCGACACCATCGAGCCGTTCGCCCGCGAACTCGCGACCCTGGGCAAGACTTCGCGAAACCGAACCGATTTGCTCAAGCTGATCGGCAACGCCCTTTTGGTTCAGCATCGCGTCTCGGGCCGCGCAGCGGTTGGCGAGAAGCCGGACGTGCTTTGGGACCGGCCCGACCTCGAGCGGCTCTATGCCCGTCTCAACGACGAATATGAGCTGAGCGAACGGGTCGAGACGCTGAACCGAAAGCTCGCGGTCATCGCAGACACCGCAACCACGCTTTCCGACATCATCGACACACAACGCTCGCTGCGGCTGGAAATCATCATCGTGTTTTTGATCGCGTTCGAAATCGTCATCACGTTCTATGAAATCTACTCCCGCAACGCGCATTGA
- a CDS encoding amidohydrolase family protein, translating into MNHPSTPSHRLRIVDAHVHFYDSDVNRHGFLHQKDDVYEALVGDYSSLPKIYLLDGYLKQSQSCQVDGIIWHEYLSDDALKEARWAQHLAQASAVPLAMVALVDFLAPRLEERLEVYRSLPNVTAVREHLGWDGANPLKRFAKRSDLLSDPAWQRGIAHLRDHDLKCGLEVFAPQLPDLLKVVRLYPDIGFTLAVLAWPLDLGPQGFAQWKQDLSELCRCDNVCADISAIECIFGMGWTLAQVSPWVKALIEMFGPNRCMFGSHLPIANLSYGFEPLYDAYQQMVAGFSENERDQMFRGVAMDWFRVR; encoded by the coding sequence ATGAATCATCCTTCAACGCCGAGCCATCGACTGCGTATCGTCGACGCTCATGTTCATTTCTACGATTCTGACGTGAACAGGCACGGCTTTCTTCACCAAAAGGACGACGTCTATGAGGCGCTGGTGGGCGACTATTCGTCGCTGCCGAAGATTTATCTGCTGGACGGCTACCTGAAGCAGAGCCAATCCTGTCAGGTCGACGGCATCATTTGGCACGAATATCTCTCCGACGATGCGCTCAAGGAGGCCCGCTGGGCGCAGCATCTCGCGCAGGCATCGGCGGTGCCGCTGGCCATGGTCGCCCTGGTCGATTTCCTCGCCCCTCGCCTCGAGGAGCGCCTTGAGGTTTATCGTTCGTTACCCAATGTGACTGCGGTACGCGAGCATCTCGGCTGGGACGGAGCCAATCCGCTAAAACGCTTCGCCAAACGATCCGATCTGTTGTCGGACCCGGCCTGGCAAAGGGGAATTGCGCACCTGCGCGACCACGATCTCAAATGCGGGCTTGAAGTGTTTGCGCCACAGCTTCCCGATCTTTTGAAGGTGGTTCGCCTTTACCCGGATATCGGTTTCACGCTCGCCGTGCTGGCATGGCCTCTCGATCTCGGCCCACAAGGTTTTGCGCAATGGAAGCAGGATCTCAGCGAGCTCTGCCGTTGCGATAACGTCTGCGCCGATATCTCGGCGATTGAATGCATCTTCGGAATGGGCTGGACGCTCGCGCAGGTCTCGCCCTGGGTAAAGGCGCTGATCGAAATGTTCGGTCCGAACCGCTGCATGTTCGGAAGCCATCTGCCGATCGCGAACCTGTCTTATGGTTTCGAACCGCTCTATGACGCCTATCAGCAGATGGTTGCCGGCTTTTCCGAGAACGAACGGGATCAGATGTTTCGCGGCGTGGCCATGGACTGGTTCAGGGTTCGGTAA
- a CDS encoding alpha amylase C-terminal domain-containing protein: MGATAWPDGTAFRTWAPNATKVSVVAGSALSATSDPTSNPSWRPAPEDGLARLGDGSWGGFLAGIGDGDPYMFFVEGAGSSGWKRDPHARELTLTPAFPDSYGVVRNPSDYPWHDEGWQPPKFDELIIYQLHVGTFWAQDENGRDVRAMRGGLFLDVAEKLDHLQKLGVNAIQLLPIQEFETAFSMGYNGVDYYSPEGAYFIPANQLGWRLASVNRMLARFSKQPLTELQLAPGVNQLKCLIDLCHLHGIAVIFDLVYNHAGGGFDDRSIWFYDRQRTDNLNNSLYFTDQGWAGGQIFAYWNEFVSRFLIDNACFFLGEFRIDGIRYDEVRVIENNGGRAFCQQLTSAVRATNPAAIQIAEYWNADRASAVQPPPQGLGFDAELGDRLRDALRDLLKQASAGASAPLDLSAVAGALVVPAAIPEGWRLVQCLENQDLTYAPHSDAARVAWLADIEDRRSWYARSRSRVATGLLFAAPGIPALFMGQEFLEDKNWSDNPGVGDLIWWEGLDDANPVMRDFLEFVTDLTKLRRSQPALRGSRAHVSRAENFDRVIVLHRWIEGQPKDVVVVANLAEQPKQGYAIGLPFAGDWFEVFNSDVYDHFPNPAPVGNDGHVRSRDEPLDGFPARAEIALPANGLIVLARSRVG; the protein is encoded by the coding sequence ATGGGGGCCACCGCGTGGCCCGACGGAACGGCCTTCCGCACCTGGGCGCCCAACGCGACGAAAGTCTCCGTGGTCGCGGGCAGCGCGCTTTCCGCGACTTCCGACCCGACATCCAACCCATCCTGGCGACCGGCGCCTGAAGACGGGTTGGCACGCCTTGGCGACGGCAGCTGGGGCGGCTTCTTGGCCGGAATAGGCGATGGCGACCCCTATATGTTTTTCGTCGAGGGTGCCGGAAGCTCCGGATGGAAGCGGGATCCGCACGCGCGCGAGCTGACGTTAACGCCCGCCTTTCCGGATAGCTACGGCGTCGTCCGTAATCCCAGCGACTATCCCTGGCACGACGAAGGGTGGCAGCCGCCGAAGTTCGACGAACTCATCATCTATCAGCTTCATGTCGGCACCTTCTGGGCGCAGGACGAAAACGGCCGCGATGTCCGCGCGATGCGTGGTGGCCTGTTTCTCGACGTCGCCGAAAAACTGGATCACCTGCAAAAACTCGGCGTCAACGCCATACAATTGCTGCCGATCCAGGAATTCGAAACCGCCTTCAGCATGGGCTATAATGGCGTCGACTATTATTCCCCCGAAGGCGCCTATTTTATTCCCGCAAATCAGCTCGGCTGGCGGCTTGCGAGCGTCAACCGGATGCTTGCCCGCTTCAGCAAACAACCGCTGACCGAGCTCCAGCTTGCGCCAGGCGTCAATCAGCTAAAATGCCTGATCGATCTCTGTCATCTGCACGGCATCGCGGTGATTTTCGACCTGGTCTATAACCACGCCGGCGGCGGCTTCGACGATCGCAGCATCTGGTTCTATGACCGGCAGCGGACCGACAACCTCAACAACAGTCTCTATTTTACCGATCAGGGATGGGCGGGCGGTCAGATCTTCGCCTATTGGAACGAGTTTGTATCGCGCTTCCTGATCGACAATGCATGCTTCTTCCTCGGCGAATTCCGGATCGATGGCATCCGCTACGACGAGGTGCGGGTGATCGAGAACAATGGCGGACGCGCGTTCTGCCAGCAATTGACGAGCGCCGTGCGAGCCACGAACCCCGCGGCCATCCAGATCGCGGAATACTGGAACGCGGATCGCGCCAGCGCGGTGCAGCCTCCGCCGCAAGGGCTTGGCTTTGACGCGGAGCTCGGCGATCGCCTGCGCGATGCGCTGCGCGATCTGCTCAAGCAGGCATCCGCTGGCGCCTCGGCGCCGCTCGATCTCTCGGCGGTGGCCGGAGCCCTTGTCGTACCGGCGGCCATTCCCGAAGGCTGGCGCTTGGTGCAATGCCTTGAAAATCAGGACTTGACTTATGCGCCGCACTCGGATGCCGCGCGGGTCGCGTGGCTCGCTGACATCGAGGATCGGCGATCCTGGTACGCCCGCAGCCGCAGCCGGGTCGCAACCGGACTGCTGTTCGCCGCGCCCGGAATTCCCGCTCTGTTCATGGGCCAGGAATTTTTGGAGGACAAGAACTGGAGCGACAACCCCGGGGTTGGTGACCTGATCTGGTGGGAAGGACTCGACGATGCGAACCCGGTGATGCGCGACTTCCTCGAGTTCGTCACTGACCTGACAAAACTTCGGCGTTCGCAACCCGCATTGCGCGGCAGCCGAGCGCACGTGTCGCGCGCGGAAAATTTCGACCGGGTGATCGTGTTGCACCGATGGATCGAGGGCCAGCCCAAGGATGTGGTCGTCGTCGCCAATCTCGCCGAGCAACCGAAGCAGGGTTATGCGATCGGACTGCCGTTCGCGGGAGATTGGTTTGAGGTGTTCAACAGCGATGTCTACGACCATTTTCCAAATCCCGCCCCGGTCGGCAATGACGGACACGTGCGTTCCCGGGACGAGCCGCTCGACGGTTTCCCGGCGCGAGCCGAAATCGCGCTTCCCGCCAATGGCCTGATCGTGCTCGCGCGCTCAAGGGTCGGGTAA
- a CDS encoding GNAT family N-acetyltransferase, producing the protein MLQGSDPWATLGYGESHFRAIAKNSCHSTNAKVTIRRKVIAFTSFKFGFMRGAYMSLLAVDPDYRHTGVGSALMDYAEKLIFLRTKNVFLCVASFNEGAQEFFKRRGYRPVGVLHRLIVDEYDEILFRKCGEDH; encoded by the coding sequence ATGCTGCAGGGTTCCGACCCGTGGGCCACGCTCGGATATGGCGAATCTCATTTTCGAGCTATTGCGAAAAATTCCTGTCATTCCACCAACGCGAAAGTAACGATTCGACGGAAGGTCATCGCATTTACGTCTTTCAAGTTTGGGTTCATGCGGGGCGCATATATGAGCTTGCTCGCTGTTGATCCAGATTATCGGCATACAGGCGTTGGGAGCGCACTTATGGACTATGCGGAAAAGCTAATATTTTTACGGACTAAGAATGTTTTTCTATGCGTTGCAAGTTTCAATGAGGGAGCACAAGAGTTTTTCAAGCGGCGCGGATATCGACCTGTGGGCGTGCTGCATCGACTGATAGTCGACGAGTATGATGAGATACTATTTCGAAAGTGCGGAGAGGATCATTAG
- a CDS encoding anhydro-N-acetylmuramic acid kinase: protein MSMERLLASIAKSNRRLIGLMSGMSMDGVDLAFVQITGVFPELVVELIATHYRPYNESTKAVLFSAREGTVRDVCQVNFLVAEEFANCVNDFLSSRQLSANDIDAIGSHGQSIYHVPPGGDGVPSTLQVGFPSLIAEKTGIPTVGNFRVRDMAQGGQGAPLIPLVDYILYRQSDRTIALNNLGSISNVTVVTPMLENVVAFDTGPANMPIDFFAQLIPGNNSKIDLDGNWSARGRIVQPLLEEMMAIPFISKVPPKAAGYDEFGPRVLRGFHDKYKQESPLDLLRTGVEFSAQSIANAYKQFVLPKYEIDYITFTGGGCYNKTLMNRIRELLFPLDIRELSKQDKEINDSKEAVGFAVLANETLSGRPGNVTTATGARKAVVLGELAP, encoded by the coding sequence ATGTCCATGGAAAGACTGTTGGCCTCCATTGCTAAATCGAATCGCCGACTGATCGGTCTCATGTCGGGAATGAGCATGGACGGAGTAGACCTCGCGTTTGTTCAAATAACGGGCGTGTTTCCCGAGCTTGTCGTGGAGTTGATCGCTACCCATTATAGGCCTTACAATGAATCTACCAAAGCAGTTCTATTCTCAGCTAGAGAAGGGACCGTTCGCGACGTTTGCCAAGTGAACTTTCTAGTCGCGGAGGAATTCGCAAATTGCGTAAATGATTTTCTGTCTAGTCGACAGCTTAGCGCGAATGACATCGACGCGATAGGCTCGCACGGCCAATCCATTTATCATGTCCCACCAGGCGGCGACGGCGTCCCCTCAACCCTTCAAGTCGGATTCCCATCCCTTATCGCTGAGAAAACCGGAATTCCAACTGTCGGCAATTTTCGTGTTCGTGATATGGCGCAAGGCGGGCAAGGGGCGCCATTGATTCCGCTGGTAGATTATATTCTGTACCGTCAGAGTGACCGCACGATTGCTTTGAACAATCTTGGCAGCATTTCGAATGTTACGGTGGTGACTCCGATGTTGGAGAATGTTGTTGCCTTCGATACAGGCCCCGCGAACATGCCCATTGATTTCTTTGCACAGTTAATTCCCGGAAATAATTCCAAAATTGATTTGGACGGGAATTGGTCCGCCCGAGGTAGGATTGTCCAGCCCTTACTCGAGGAAATGATGGCAATTCCTTTTATTTCTAAGGTTCCGCCCAAGGCCGCAGGATACGACGAGTTTGGACCCCGCGTACTGCGCGGCTTCCATGATAAATATAAACAAGAGTCTCCGCTCGATTTGTTGAGAACCGGTGTTGAATTTTCTGCACAATCCATTGCAAATGCATACAAACAATTTGTTCTGCCAAAATATGAGATTGATTACATTACGTTTACAGGTGGCGGCTGTTATAATAAGACGCTGATGAATCGAATTCGCGAATTGTTGTTTCCCTTAGATATCCGCGAGCTTAGTAAGCAAGACAAAGAGATTAATGACTCGAAGGAAGCTGTTGGCTTTGCGGTTTTGGCAAATGAGACGCTATCTGGTCGACCTGGCAACGTGACAACGGCAACTGGGGCACGAAAGGCCGTCGTGTTGGGAGAGTTGGCCCCCTAG
- a CDS encoding DUF3095 domain-containing protein has translation MITPDGSDKFYGTIPVFRGFASLMEPSLYSPLPDDWSIGVADIVESTKAIAQARYKAVNMAGAAVIAAVTNALEGREFPFVFGGDGASFAVSPDDLESAREALAATATWVREDLDLEMRVALVPVMAVRAQGLDVRVARFGPSANLSYAMFSGGGLGFAEAAMKRGEFAVTAAPSGTQPDLTGLSCRFEEIPSTRGLILSVLVVPARASDPGAFRKLIEDIIALVERSPDAGRPVPPGGPPLKWPPAGVDYEARATRGGSLFKRRTFVLANTLFIYVVMRFGITVGGFVPKTYVQQVVENSDFRKYDDGLRMILDCTPELERALTQRLAAAASAGIVRYGLHRQDAAMMTCFTPSALRSDHVHFIDGARGGYASAAIALKASAA, from the coding sequence ATGATCACGCCTGACGGCAGCGACAAATTCTACGGCACCATTCCGGTGTTTCGCGGCTTTGCGAGCCTGATGGAGCCTTCGCTGTATTCGCCGTTGCCGGATGACTGGAGCATCGGGGTTGCCGATATCGTGGAATCGACCAAGGCGATCGCGCAGGCGCGCTACAAGGCGGTCAATATGGCGGGCGCCGCCGTGATCGCCGCGGTCACCAATGCGCTGGAGGGACGGGAGTTTCCGTTCGTGTTCGGCGGCGATGGCGCGAGCTTCGCGGTGTCGCCGGATGACCTCGAAAGCGCGCGCGAGGCGCTGGCGGCGACCGCGACCTGGGTCAGGGAGGATCTCGATTTGGAGATGCGGGTAGCGCTGGTGCCGGTCATGGCGGTGCGGGCGCAGGGCCTTGATGTCCGCGTCGCCCGGTTCGGACCGTCGGCCAATCTGTCCTATGCGATGTTTTCCGGCGGCGGTCTGGGCTTCGCGGAAGCCGCGATGAAGCGCGGCGAATTCGCGGTCACGGCAGCACCTTCCGGCACGCAGCCCGATCTGACCGGGCTTTCCTGCCGGTTCGAGGAAATCCCCTCGACGCGCGGCCTCATTCTCTCGGTGCTGGTGGTGCCCGCGCGCGCGAGCGATCCTGGCGCTTTTCGCAAGCTGATCGAGGACATCATCGCGTTGGTCGAACGCAGTCCGGATGCGGGGCGGCCGGTGCCCCCTGGCGGTCCGCCGCTCAAATGGCCGCCGGCGGGGGTCGACTACGAGGCGCGCGCCACGCGCGGCGGATCGCTGTTCAAACGGCGCACATTCGTGCTCGCCAATACGCTTTTTATCTATGTGGTGATGCGCTTCGGCATCACGGTCGGCGGCTTCGTGCCGAAGACCTATGTGCAGCAGGTCGTTGAGAATTCTGACTTCCGCAAATATGACGACGGCTTGCGCATGATCCTGGATTGCACGCCTGAGCTGGAGCGCGCGTTGACGCAGCGCCTCGCGGCGGCCGCCTCCGCCGGAATAGTGCGCTACGGCCTGCACCGGCAGGACGCGGCGATGATGACCTGCTTTACGCCGTCGGCGCTGCGCAGCGACCATGTGCATTTCATCGACGGCGCGCGCGGCGGCTATGCGTCGGCGGCGATTGCGCTGAAGGCGAGTGCGGCTTGA
- a CDS encoding DUF2147 domain-containing protein produces MACRFGAIIAIVAALLAAPAAKAQAGGEVSGIWLTQAGDAKVRVSKCGGGICGVVVWLRAPSDPATGKPQVDDKNHNPSLAKRPIIGLPLFSGMQPAGPSKWSGQIYNADDGNTYASNVSVAGPDSLRVEGCVGALCGGETWTRAGR; encoded by the coding sequence ATGGCTTGCAGATTTGGCGCTATCATTGCGATTGTGGCGGCGTTGCTGGCCGCCCCGGCCGCGAAGGCGCAGGCTGGCGGCGAGGTAAGCGGCATCTGGCTGACCCAGGCCGGCGACGCCAAGGTGCGCGTCAGCAAATGCGGCGGCGGAATTTGCGGGGTGGTGGTTTGGTTGCGAGCCCCGAGCGATCCCGCCACCGGAAAACCTCAGGTCGACGACAAGAATCACAATCCGTCACTGGCAAAGCGTCCGATCATCGGGCTGCCGCTGTTCAGCGGCATGCAGCCGGCGGGCCCGAGCAAATGGTCCGGCCAGATCTACAACGCCGATGACGGCAACACTTATGCCAGCAACGTTTCCGTGGCAGGTCCGGACTCGCTGAGGGTCGAAGGCTGCGTCGGCGCGTTGTGCGGCGGCGAAACCTGGACGCGTGCGGGGCGCTGA
- a CDS encoding MATE family efflux transporter, giving the protein MTVDASLDAATVAAPANSLLTSPILPTLLRLALPNTVAMFGSTLVAVAETSYIGRLGTEPLAAIALVFPFGMLTQMMSAGAMGGGVSSAISRALGAGKRDRAATLALHAAIIGVGGGLFFTVLMLGFGRQFFTLLGGRGRVLDQACDYSQILFSGAIAIWLVNTLASVLRGTGDMRLPAVTLIAAALVQIIVGGTLGLGLFGLPQFGMRGVAAGQLTAFACAAIFLAWYLASGRSRLGLNFASFAFERGMFVDILKVGAVSCLSPLQSVLTILIFTKILAGFGTETLAGYGMGSRLEFLLTPIAFAFGVASVPMIGMAIGAGLVTRARRIAWTAAAASGLSVGLIGLVVAIKPSLWVSLFTSDPGVTAAANMYFAWAGPTFFFFGIGACLYFSSQGAAKVGGPVLAYTARLSMVAIGGWWLASIAAPAWTLFALVGAAMIVLGLGTAASVQLTRWG; this is encoded by the coding sequence ATGACCGTTGACGCCTCGCTCGACGCCGCCACGGTCGCTGCTCCCGCCAACAGCCTCTTGACCTCGCCGATCCTGCCCACGCTGCTGCGGTTAGCGCTTCCCAACACGGTCGCAATGTTCGGCTCGACGCTGGTTGCGGTGGCCGAGACCTCCTATATCGGCCGGCTCGGCACCGAGCCGCTGGCGGCGATCGCGCTGGTATTTCCGTTCGGCATGCTGACGCAGATGATGTCGGCGGGCGCCATGGGCGGCGGCGTCTCCTCCGCCATCAGCCGCGCGCTCGGTGCGGGCAAGCGCGACCGCGCAGCCACGCTGGCGCTGCACGCGGCCATCATCGGCGTCGGCGGCGGGCTTTTCTTCACGGTGCTGATGCTCGGTTTCGGTCGGCAGTTTTTTACGCTGTTGGGCGGGCGCGGCCGCGTGCTCGATCAGGCCTGCGACTATTCGCAGATATTGTTTTCCGGCGCGATCGCGATCTGGCTCGTCAACACGCTCGCCTCGGTGCTGCGCGGCACCGGCGACATGCGATTGCCCGCGGTGACGCTGATTGCAGCGGCGCTGGTGCAGATCATTGTCGGCGGCACGCTTGGCCTCGGGCTGTTCGGCCTGCCGCAATTCGGAATGCGCGGCGTGGCCGCGGGCCAGCTCACCGCGTTCGCGTGCGCGGCGATATTTCTGGCGTGGTATCTTGCGAGCGGCCGCAGCCGGCTCGGGCTCAATTTCGCCTCGTTCGCTTTCGAGCGCGGCATGTTCGTCGATATCCTCAAAGTCGGCGCCGTTTCCTGCCTGTCGCCGTTGCAGAGCGTGCTGACCATCCTGATCTTCACAAAGATCCTGGCCGGCTTCGGTACCGAGACGCTGGCCGGTTACGGCATGGGCTCGCGGCTTGAATTCCTGCTGACGCCGATTGCGTTTGCCTTCGGTGTCGCCTCGGTGCCGATGATCGGCATGGCGATCGGGGCCGGCCTCGTGACACGGGCGCGCCGGATCGCATGGACAGCGGCCGCGGCGTCAGGCCTGAGCGTCGGCCTGATCGGATTGGTCGTGGCGATCAAACCTTCGCTCTGGGTCTCGCTGTTCACGAGCGATCCCGGCGTCACCGCGGCGGCAAATATGTATTTCGCATGGGCAGGGCCGACGTTTTTCTTTTTCGGGATCGGCGCTTGTCTTTATTTCTCCTCGCAGGGCGCCGCCAAGGTCGGAGGTCCGGTGCTGGCCTACACCGCGCGATTATCGATGGTCGCGATCGGCGGATGGTGGCTGGCTTCGATCGCGGCACCGGCCTGGACGCTGTTCGCTCTCGTCGGCGCGGCCATGATCGTGCTCGGCCTTGGCACGGCTGCCTCGGTTCAACTCACGCGCTGGGGGTAA
- a CDS encoding GNAT family N-acetyltransferase — MSIEIDVLNGNEAWPLAEPLLDAVWPPDSAEMLRWGHVKWAHADLRVLIDAPDGGLACHVGIYFRTVIWNGRKFHIGGVGGVATRADCRGRGYASIALNAAVQTMRDNEAVQFALLFCEPHNHAFYQARGWHPFAGDIYAEQAEGKIRFEVMAPFVFDFKRAPRQGTIDLCGLPW; from the coding sequence ATGAGCATCGAGATCGACGTCCTGAACGGCAACGAAGCCTGGCCTTTGGCAGAACCGTTGCTCGACGCGGTCTGGCCGCCCGATAGCGCCGAAATGCTGCGCTGGGGTCACGTCAAATGGGCCCATGCCGATTTGCGCGTGCTGATCGATGCGCCCGATGGCGGGCTTGCCTGTCATGTCGGGATTTACTTCCGGACCGTCATCTGGAACGGCCGCAAATTTCATATCGGCGGCGTCGGCGGGGTTGCGACCCGCGCCGATTGCCGTGGCCGCGGCTATGCCAGCATCGCGCTCAACGCCGCGGTTCAGACCATGCGCGATAATGAGGCCGTGCAGTTCGCGCTTCTGTTCTGCGAGCCGCATAATCATGCGTTCTATCAGGCACGCGGCTGGCATCCGTTCGCCGGCGATATCTACGCCGAGCAAGCGGAGGGAAAAATCCGCTTCGAGGTGATGGCGCCCTTTGTCTTCGATTTCAAGCGCGCGCCGCGGCAGGGCACCATCGACCTATGCGGCCTGCCCTGGTGA
- a CDS encoding caspase family protein yields MLRSAAFVSALLAVCLANQAAMAGKRVALVIGNSSYQNVAALTNPVHDAAAVTEMFKNASFDLVESRRDLTSQEMRRALRDFGDKARGADIAVIYFAGHGLEVDGTNYVVPVDAVLERDADVDDEAVSLNRILVAAEPATKLRLIILDACRDNPFTKKMKRTVAARSLGRGLVGVEANRPNTFIAFAAKEGSTAADGDGQNSPFSTALLKHLTRPGLDIRKAFGYVRDDVMSATGNQQEPYTTNSLGGNDVALVPAPAAAPAANDNANAEIRRDYELAERVGTKEAWDSFVAAHPSGFYADLAKAQRNKLAAETARIEATEKARLAAEEQARLAAEGAKASEQAKAVAQSKAAEEAKLAAEKKTQVEDAKVAAAERAKAAEDARLAGEKARMEAEKAAASKAASGIAPTAMAVPTADKPDAAKSTGPAVAARTPGQANPDATRSNQPAQPDLPRLLQTELRRVGCKSGEIDGEWNASSRRALSSFNDHAGTKFDVKLASTDALDAVKAKTGRVCPLDCERGFRAEGDHCVKITCDAGYVLGSNGSCQKRPPQVTQRERHAPASPRHKCFVYNGASVCE; encoded by the coding sequence ATGCTCCGGTCTGCCGCCTTTGTCTCTGCGCTGTTGGCAGTCTGCCTTGCCAACCAAGCCGCCATGGCGGGCAAGCGCGTTGCCCTCGTGATCGGCAATTCGAGCTACCAGAACGTCGCCGCGCTCACCAATCCCGTCCACGACGCCGCCGCTGTCACCGAGATGTTCAAAAACGCGTCGTTCGACCTGGTCGAGTCGCGGCGCGATTTGACATCCCAGGAGATGCGCCGCGCGTTGCGGGATTTCGGCGACAAGGCGCGCGGCGCCGATATCGCGGTGATCTATTTTGCCGGGCATGGGCTTGAGGTCGATGGGACAAACTACGTCGTTCCGGTCGACGCCGTTCTGGAACGTGACGCCGATGTCGACGACGAAGCCGTATCGCTGAACCGGATACTGGTGGCGGCCGAGCCGGCTACCAAACTGCGGCTGATCATTCTGGATGCCTGCCGCGACAATCCGTTCACGAAAAAAATGAAACGGACAGTCGCCGCGCGGTCGCTCGGGCGCGGCCTGGTCGGCGTCGAGGCCAACCGGCCGAACACGTTCATTGCGTTTGCCGCGAAGGAAGGATCGACCGCGGCCGATGGCGACGGCCAGAACAGCCCGTTCTCGACGGCGCTGTTAAAACATCTGACCAGGCCAGGCCTCGATATTCGCAAGGCCTTCGGCTACGTCCGCGACGACGTGATGAGCGCAACCGGCAACCAGCAGGAGCCCTACACCACCAACTCCTTGGGCGGCAATGACGTTGCGCTGGTGCCGGCTCCCGCCGCTGCGCCGGCCGCAAATGACAATGCCAACGCCGAGATTCGCCGCGACTATGAACTGGCCGAGCGCGTCGGCACCAAGGAAGCCTGGGACTCTTTTGTCGCGGCCCATCCGTCCGGCTTCTACGCGGACCTGGCGAAGGCACAGCGCAACAAACTCGCCGCCGAAACCGCGCGGATCGAGGCGACCGAGAAAGCCCGCCTCGCCGCGGAAGAGCAGGCAAGGCTGGCCGCCGAAGGCGCCAAGGCGAGCGAGCAGGCCAAGGCCGTGGCGCAGTCGAAGGCTGCCGAAGAGGCGAAACTGGCCGCGGAGAAGAAAACCCAGGTCGAGGACGCAAAGGTAGCGGCCGCAGAACGGGCCAAGGCGGCCGAGGACGCGCGCTTGGCCGGCGAAAAAGCCCGCATGGAGGCCGAGAAAGCAGCCGCAAGTAAGGCGGCTTCCGGCATCGCTCCAACCGCGATGGCCGTGCCGACAGCAGACAAGCCTGATGCCGCCAAATCAACAGGTCCCGCCGTGGCGGCGCGCACGCCCGGTCAGGCCAATCCCGATGCGACCAGATCCAATCAGCCCGCGCAGCCGGATCTTCCCCGGTTGTTACAAACCGAACTGCGCCGGGTCGGCTGCAAGAGCGGCGAAATTGATGGCGAATGGAATGCCTCAAGCCGCCGGGCGCTGTCGTCGTTCAACGACCACGCCGGGACCAAATTCGACGTCAAACTCGCCAGTACCGATGCGCTCGATGCGGTCAAGGCCAAAACGGGGCGGGTCTGCCCGCTCGATTGCGAGCGCGGTTTCCGCGCCGAGGGCGATCATTGCGTCAAGATCACCTGCGACGCCGGCTATGTGCTGGGATCGAACGGCAGCTGCCAGAAGCGTCCACCGCAGGTCACCCAACGCGAGCGGCACGCGCCGGCTTCGCCGAGGCACAAATGTTTCGTCTACAACGGCGCATCAGTCTGCGAATAG